A single region of the Theileria annulata chromosome 4, complete sequence, *** SEQUENCING IN PROGRESS *** genome encodes:
- a CDS encoding (subtelomeric) ABC-transporter protein family member, putative (Tap579b07.q1c.C.cand.148 - score = 83.00;~SMART 7 transmembrane domains at aa 144-166, 173-195, 205-227, 286-308, 323-345, 397-419 and 439-461; 2 AAA (SM00382) domains at aa 569-703, E()=4.40e-04; 1425-1682, E()=3.63e-01; pfam:ABC_membrane (PF00664) at aa 896-1186, E()=2.10e-02;~12 probable transmembrane helices predicted for TA10030 by TMHMM2.0 at aa 144-166, 173-195, 205-227, 286-308, 323-345, 397-419, 439-461, 882-904, 954-976, 1026-1048, 1053-1075 and 1132-1154), whose product MGKPQEKSLLSDEKYKYEKEEKTEDCNFWESEINHVKKCSKVEGKDVSYYGTKNIFGFLFFHWITKWIRILSKKYLEPYKLHPLPISDQILYWQPIFSKHVSDSLIELEMEEFERNQLGKNKKKQKPKKLIIFRAILFTFWKRILLATIGMISMNILSMSIAILLSKLIKLMISEVFNYGPIFGLILVIIVLELSKGICIDHVTFYIQRLIVMVDYSLGITIFHHGLCLRRNYSNNDSSKYTCNNVLHSCSPDSSCSKNPMLCSARRHKNLDTTPKMYSYKFVDCYYVTLIFDNLTDIVNFLTNFIYGIILIHVQMKIKIFKVSIISVSLVIFMIFVEIFNSFLLKFYYALRDHRISKSYEIITNFKIIRTLVMEDIAENMITDVRNDELVFITYRFFLSLVNKVLYIIIVSCALMIIINDFVEQLKNTTDLKEIDSSSIITLLFILLKIIDPMFMLPLTLRMLILVINSYNRIEFFIRTCSPNYYQSDKFLVDPNLKNKLLSNRTIYLKQRQLSYSNFKIPEQKRDSLSDDSVIKFENASFSWVFSREDLTNDNNEVHLKNVNFQLKRGEIAIITGTQGCGKSNFIKSVLGEMTLVNGSMAVKPLSKSMPIFYASQDVWLKRGTIRSNIIFGHRFDEEIYNSVIKAVELETDISSWQEEDLRTILDGGFELSGGQRVRVELARAVYAYMIYSKMTKEQSKILSFLMCLDSVFLGLDPFVGGNIFNNLFNSKNGLLRKPDLSVVLTATKRLLETCLSTSNPNNFGDVKIYMIFNRKLILKSNLRTFILKFNTNGSGGGTDGTTQNLTRESKEEWEMEDNNDNDENVMESGMMELYKNCKSVDFQRVPRRTVVRDQYDDKSGYGSHKFDSKITIKSIVLKPLLMYISSTGYTFFAFLFFLISFTILDNVRYVFASKLSNFVNDHLKNLENFVDDKEKCDSVHSLIKEYSTKSLTLISYVSIFVIIASVSVVVSMTIVSLKASLNIHEYSLDSALYKPSAKIKIKRYISDVFTFLSCDTLYIDLTIGYYLFESFIIVVETVIHMIMLVYLLPTSVLFVLVAMVFIIKFPVFSFLKGLSNIRFAYMASTNRLNCVLNDTISGSIVYRSYRKETELVTEFVEHADYNARSRFMERAVFTWTSIMCRCIFSVMIFLIILTPITISKFVEYEIKIGYYGLAFSLSLNVTNRFSKLLRLFTKLQLYLCSVIRFANFIPEDEKLEFKPPKNIYVEGITINNVSSKNGNNPSENQKSSKINALEVSDFFDSVPDTRNTSDEQNFVNYNTNTITFTNVDNELFESKDPNRIKLKYLSRRRKEFYSLRNKMSFRSLFFKPKINIYDISDYMDPIHKFIRLEDVFVLSKSHDSLSHKVKPNDKLDNELEQVKTDESTCVNDLEMIEISNTVDNIDNFQKSELKKRFLLFNINSSAQRSDIIGIIGRTGAGKTTLLSLLVNFPHVRKGSVLLDGVDVDHLPRDIMRLIIGVLPQLPFVFKGWTIRRFLDPRRLFSDDEINEALDNCGLLEFVNKLSDCPLDLVIFPDYYHKDIPKYLKKVYYPNLFTCRRSSIFGTRFRLSKTINESVDFDMVLSNTQMRTLMFSRLMLYRNFYRMIVIDEPPSDNCSDDQMTPISGVTPRSSISFEPLQETTNQIGIPIYKLLSQYFKHCTSFIAAHDVNALKSCTKLWILNNGKLVMTCDKEQMLQDESLSKMIQESMEN is encoded by the coding sequence ATGGGAAAACCTCAGGAAAAATCACTCCTAAGtgatgaaaaatataaatatgaaaagGAGGAAAAAACTGAAGACTGTAATTTCTGGGAAAGTGAAATCAATCATGTAAAAAAATGCAGTAAAGTCGAAGGAAAAGATGTTTCATACTATGGAACGAAAAATATATTCGGATTTCTGTTCTTTCATTGGATTACCAAGTGGATTAGAATTCTCTCAAAGAAGTATTTGGAGCCATATAAGTTACACCCGTTGCCAATATCGGATCAAATACTATACTGGCAACCAATCTTTTCCAAACATGTAAGTGATTCATTGATTGAATTGGAAATGGAGGAATTTGAGAGAAATCAATTGGGAAAAAATAAGAAGAAACAAAAACCCAAGAaacttattattttcagaGCTATTCTGTTCACATTCTGGAAAAGAATATTACTTGCAACAATAGGCATGATTTCAATGAATATCTTGAGTATGAGTATCGCAATTTTGTTGAgtaaattgattaaattgATGATATCAGAAGTTTTCAATTACGGCCCTATATTCGGACTGATTCTGGTGATAATAGTGCTGGAACTATCCAAAGGCATTTGTATAGACCATGTAACCTTTTATATCCAAAGATTAATAGTTATGGTTGACTATTCACTGGGAATTACAATATTCCACCATGGTCTGTGCCTTAGAAGAAACTATTCAAACAATGATTCATCAAAATATACATGTAATAATGTGTTACATAGTTGTTCTCCAGATTCAAGCTGTTCCAAAAACCCTATGCTGTGTTCAGCGAGACGACATAAAAATTTAGATACCACACCCAAAATGTACTCGTATAAATTTGTAGACTGTTATTATgtaacattaatatttgataacCTGACAGATATCGTCAACTTCCTAACCAATTTCATATATGGAATCATACTAATCCATGTgcaaatgaaaattaaaatattcaaagTCTCTATAATCTCAGTGTCACTTGTTATATTCATGATATTTGTGGAAATATTCAATAGCTTCCTCCTAAAATTCTATTACGCACTGAGGGACCATAGAATTAGCAAATCGTACGAAATCATAACAAACTTCAAAATAATCAGAACACTCGTAATGGAGGATATCGCAGAAAACATGATCACAGATGTCAGAAACGATGAGCTAGTCTTTATAACATACCGATTTTTCCTATCGCTAGTAAATAAAGTCTTGtacataataatagtatCATGTGCACTCATGATCATAATTAATGACTTTGTAGAGCAGCTTAAAAATACAACAGATTTAAAGGAGATTGATTCTTCCTCAATAATAACACTACTGTTCATATTACTCAAAATTATAGACCCAATGTTTATGTTACCACTCACACTAAGAATGTTGATCCttgttattaattcatataATCGCATAGAATTCTTCATCAGAACTTGTTCCCCAAACTATTATCAATCAGATAAGTTTTTAGTTGACCCCAATCTCAAAAACAAACTCTTGTCAAATCGCactatttatttaaaacaacGCCAGCTAAgttattcaaattttaaaatccCGGAACAGAAGAGAGACTCACTCTCTGATGACTCTGTGATAAAGTTTGAAAACGCCTCTTTCAGTTGGGTTTTTAGCAGAGAAGATCTCactaatgataataatgaGGTTCATTTGAAGAATGTTAACTTCCAGCTTAAGAGGGGTGAAATTGCAATAATCACAGGTACTCAAGGCTGTGGTAAATCTAACTTTATCAAGTCAGTACTGGGTGAAATGACACTGGTCAATGGTTCAATGGCTGTAAAACCATTAAGTAAATCAATGCCTATATTCTATGCATCACAGGATGTATGGTTAAAAAGAGGAACCATTAGATCAAACATAATATTTGGACATAGATTTGATGaagaaatatataactcAGTCATCAAAGCAGTTGAACTCGAGACTGATATATCGAGCTGGCAAGAAGAAGATTTACGTACTATTCTTGATGGTGGATTCGAACTTAGTGGTGGACAACGTGTGAGAGTGGAGCTTGCAAGAGCAGTCTATGCATATATGATTTATAGCAAAATGACAAAAGAACAGTCTAAAATACTTTCATTCCTAATGTGCCTAGATTCAGTATTTTTAGGCTTAGATCCATTTGTAGGAGGCAAcatatttaacaatttgttCAATTCTAAAAATGGTTTGTTGCGTAAACCAGACCTGTCAGTAGTACTTACGGCAACCAAAAGGTTATTGGAAACCTGCTTGTCAACATCAAACCCGAATAATTTTGGAGATGTTAAAATCTACATGATTTTCAATAGAAAACTTATTCTAAAGTCTAATTTAAGAACATTTatacttaaatttaatacaaatGGTAGTGGTGGTGGTACTGATGGTACAACCCAAAATTTGACTAGAGAAAGTAAAGAAGAATGGGAAATGGAGGATAACAATGAcaatgatgaaaatgtCATGGAAAGTGGTATGATGGAGTTGTATAAAAACTGTAAATCAGTGGATTTTCAAAGAGTACCACGTAGAACAGTAGTTAGAGACCAATATGACGATAAAAGTGGATATGGATCACACAAATTTGATAGTAAGATAACCATCAAAAGTATAGTATTGAAGCCACTCTTGATGTACATAAGCTCTACAGGGTACACATTCTTCGCCTTTTTGTTCTTCCTGATATCCTTCACAATTCTAGACAACGTTAGGTATGTCTTTGCATCGAAGCTATCAAACTTTGTTAACGATCACCTCAAAAACTTGGAGAACTTTGTGGATGATAAAGAAAAGTGTGATTCTGTCCACTCACTTATCAAGGAATATAGCACTAAGTCCCTGACACTGATTTCGTACGTATCTATCTTTGTGATCATCGCCTCAGTTTCAGTGGTCGTTTCAATGACAATAGTATCACTCAAAGCATCACTAAACATCCATGAATACTCACTCGACTCTGCACTGTACAAACCCTCAGccaaaattaaaataaagaGATATATATCAGACGTATTCACGTTTTTGTCCTGTGATACACTGTACATTGACCTTACAATTGGTTATTATCTGTTCGAATCGTTCATCATAGTAGTTGAAACGGTCATTCACATGATCATGCTGGTTTATTTGTTACCCACTTCCGTGCTTTTTGTACTGGTAGCAATGGTttttataatcaaattCCCAGTATTCTCATTTCTAAAGGGACTCTCGAACATAAGGTTTGCATACATGGCCTCAACAAATAGACTAAATTGCGTATTAAATGACACGATTTCAGGTTCAATTGTCTATCGCAGTTATAGAAAGGAAACAGAATTGGTAACGGAGTTTGTGGAACATGCAGACTACAATGCTAGATCAAGGTTTATGGAAAGAGCAGTTTTTACATGGACATCCATTATGTGTAGATGTATCTTCTCGGTGATGATTTTCTTGATTATTCTGACACCAATAACCATTTCCAAATTTGTAgaatatgaaattaaaattggaTACTACGGATTGGCATTCTCACTCTCACTCAATGTGACAAACAGATTCTCAAAACTACTCAGACTATTCACTAAATTGCAGCTGTACCTATGCTCAGTAATCAGGTTCGCCAATTTCATACCAGAAGACGAAAAGTTGGAATTTAAGCCacctaaaaatatatatgtgGAGGGTataacaattaataatgtcTCTAGTAAAAATGGTAATAATCCATCTGAAAATCAAAAATCATCAAAGATTAACGCACTGGAAGTTTCAGATTTTTTTGACTCAGTTCCTGATACAAGAAATACTTCTGATGAACAGAACTTTGTTAATTACAATACAAATACCATAACTTTTACGAATGTggataatgaattatttgaatcTAAAGATCCTAATAGAATCAAACTCAAGTATCTTTCCAGAAGAAGAAAAGAGTTTTATTCATTGAGAAATAAAATGTCTTTTCgaagtttattttttaaaccaaaaattaacatttatgACATTTCTGACTACATGGATCCGATTCATAAGTTCATAAGATTAGAAGATGTGTTTGTATTATCCAAGTCACATGATAGCTTATCACATAAAGTCAAACCAAATGATAAGCTAGATAATGAATTGGAACAAGTTAAAACAGATGAATCGACTTGTGTAAATGACTTGGAAATGATTGAAATTAGTAACACAGTGGATAACATTGacaattttcaaaaaaGTGAACTGAAAAAAAGgtttttgttatttaaCATCAACTCCAGTGCTCAGCGTTCTGACATTATCGGAATCATTGGCAGAACTGGAGCTGGTAAGACAACTCTATTATCTCTTTTAGTCAACTTTCCACATGTAAGAAAGGGTTCCGTTTTACTAGATGGAGTTGATGTTGATCATTTGCCAAGAGATATTATGCGATTAATTATTGGTGTACTTCCTCAGCTTCCATTTGTTTTCAAAGGTTGGACTATTAGAAGGTTCTTGGATCCAAGGAGACTATTTAGTGATGATGAGATTAATGAGGCTCTGGATAATTGTGGTCTTCTTGAGTTTGTTAACAAATTATCAGACTGCCCACTAGATCTCGTTATTTTCCCCGATTACTACCATAAGGATATTCCAAAATATCTGAAGAAAGTTTATTATCCGAATCTATTCACATGTAGAAGATCATCAATATTTGGAACCAGATTCAGGTTATCAAAGACAATAAACGAAAGTGTAGACTTCGATATGGTTCTATCAAACACACAAATGAGGACACTCATGTTCTCTAGACTAATGTTATATAGAAATTTCTATAGGATGATAGTAATTGATGAACCACCATCTGATAATTGTTCTGATGACCAAATGACGCCCATTTCAGGAGTCACTCCAAGATCCTCAATATCATTTGAACCTCTACAAGAAACCACAAATCAAATTGGCATTCCCATCTATAAACTCCTTAGCCAGTATTTCAAACACTGTACAAGTTTCATAGCTGCACATGACGTAAACGCACTCAAGTCTTGCACTAAACTGTGGATACTCAATAACGGGAAACTAGTAATGACTTGCGACAAGGAACAAATGCTACAGGATGAATCGTTATCTAAAATGATCCAAGAATCAATGGAAAACTGA
- a CDS encoding uncharacterized protein (Tap579b07.q1c.C.cand.149 - score = 16.32;~Signal peptide predicted for TA09975 by SignalP 2.0 HMM (Signal peptide probability 0.901, signal anchor probability 0.078) with cleavage site probability 0.605 between residues 22 and 23): protein MKNTYTFLLYLGIGLFVLSSNCFELDIGKTFSYNKENVEINVYKDDSDNFYKHKPVKPFLLKELYYLDKLIYFDPLLTSDQLLISASVLWVSNNPTVIHLNLEKSTIILLNENNSSLSVEAIFSGKNISNINHKFHPGSDKAVDIDIKQTQNYTSNSLNVSVNQLHLSGNGLEKFVLRYYDLGSYKLNNLKYGNDGVYGYGILTTHVKDDAVPGNYENKNNNFPLNVPNKEQVYGVYVYSYNDFPLIIDLVYTYNKRLYFAFTFEKRYHRILMPPLNDPLYEKKLFESLNYYTCKNGFKTSIDIAKVTNDANYRYTLEFHCKGPNGVETFNKTFILSFYTHSNKKYRCYEHWTSDKSKFYMDQIYSGQSIVEFPPLPQHIKFVRVYHQINKRPYLVVFISPNDKLTFYAYKNGAWHQDKSSELLKISHSDKYNYSIVKLLDA, encoded by the coding sequence ATGAAGAAtacttacacatttttgttatatttGGGTATTGGCTTATTTGTGCTGAGTTCTAATTGTTTTGAATTAGATATTGGAAAAACATTTAGTTATAACAAGGAAAACGTAGAAATCAATGTTTACAAAGATGACTCtgataatttttacaaGCATAAACCTGTTAAACCTTTCTTGTTAAAGGAATTGTACTATCTTGataaactaatatattttgatCCTCTTCTAACTTCTGATCAACTTTTGATCTCTGCCTCTGTTCTTTGGGTATCAAATAATCCAACAGTAATCCACTTAAATCTTGAAAAATCAACAATTATACTCTTGAATGAAAACAATTCATCACTAAGTGTAGAAGCTATATTTTCAGGTAAAAACATTTCTAACataaatcataaatttCATCCTGGTTCTGATAAAGCTGTTGATATAGATATAAAACAAACTCAAAACTACACTAGTAATTCATTGAATGTTTCTGTTAATCAACTTCATTTATCAGGAAATGGTCTAgaaaaatttgtattaagGTATTATGACCTTGGTtcatacaaattaaataaccTTAAATATGGAAATGATGGTGTTTATGGTTATGGGATTCTGACAACCCATGTAAAAGACGATGCTGTTCCAGGcaattatgaaaataaaaataataatttccCATTAAATGTTCCTAACAAGGAACAGGTATATGGAGTATATGTTTACAGTTATAATGACTTTCCTCtaattattgatttagTATATACTTACAATAAAAGGCTGTATTTTGCTTTTACATTTGAAAAGAGATATCATAGAATACTTATGCCACCTCTAAATGATCCTTTATATgaaaagaaattatttgaaagtttaaattattatacctGTAAAAACGGATTCAAAACTTCAATAGATATTGCGAAGGTTACCAATGATGCGAATTACAGGTATACATTGGAATTTCATTGTAAAGGACCAAATGGTGTAGAAACGTTCAAtaaaacatttatattaagtttttatacacatagtaataaaaaatacagATGTTATGAACATTGGACTTCAGATAAGTCCAAATTTTATATGGACCAAATTTATTCCGGTCAATCTATCGTAGAATTTCCTCCTCTTCCTCAACATATAAAATTCGTCAGAGTTTATCATCAAATTAACAAACGACCTTATTTGGTAGTTTTTATTTCACCTAATGACAAATTAACCTTTTACGCTTATAAAAACGGTGCTTGGCATCAAGATAAAAGTAGCGAATTACTAAAAATAAGCCATAgtgataaatataattattctattgtaaaattacttGATGCGTAA
- a CDS encoding SfiI-subtelomeric fragment related protein family member, putative (Tap579b07.q1c.C.cand.150 - score = 36.14;~SMART 2 pfam:DUF529 (PF04385) at aa 40-181, E()=1.60e-40; 476-617, E()=4.00e-22), with protein MKITKIYKFILQFILVYQCITVVYCSDRAGEGATSGLIPVTLNISSATTRHIYYYKEGENLKTFNARPGRCICEIEKGDNKIWTAHRNDNGLKAVVMGSKKEPKFLAILLESGMFVLLRKFEKGKPYEDITHTRTDMSKLKMFNRNGEEIDSSHCIVDMTRLSLIYEFKDGVNCHKILYSDRVVYDYELEPEFGLLKGIYLDLFMNDFNIVNETGKSKKIDMESDRSIPQHVPVHPNNYPKEIKLIGYQPVDPFDPFNSANFSEVFNTRYSVTMAESEYEYSISNIKCSMVKYKDTTIWEKSPDSNIYPISMKFHRLKNVILLRFVDHFIKLILKDNHWESKKYNYEKKEPEDETIGAVGGEPAPAVYLSPEELNALSRCIKIDIDIQRDRENDWYTIDKYENVIRFSAKDGYLFGSVKRKGEQIWVSEDSEFCKEIFVDALVFFSCRYVSVKLVDGTYNHFTKTRNKWAKTENGIVFDLDTDESTFLYECETDGDTRIFTVRLNFKFVLARYKEMKVWEGYSNENSRKIVLKGKGKKEKYIIVLNNNEKFILFHRSGKNQPWKNITHTRHRMNDMKFLKSDGTEIEKTEYHVDLLKTSFSYIFKPQVECHTIKYNDRELWNYDDPETRKRYPTSINLELTTNELIIKFDYNIEKKLNIT; from the coding sequence atgaaaataactaagatatacaaatttattctaCAATTTATTCTGGTTTATCAGTGTATTACAGTAGTGTATTGTTCTGATAGAGCTGGTGAAGGTGCAACTAGTGGATTAATACCGGTAACTCTTAACATCAGTAGTGCTACTACAAGACatatttactattataAAGAAGGTGAAAACTTAAAAACATTCAATGCTAGGCCTGGTAGATGTATTTGTGAAATAGAAAAGGgagataataaaatctgGACCGCACATCGCAATGATAACGGACTAAAGGCAGTAGTCATGGGTTCCAAGAAAGAGCCGAAATTCCTAGCTATTTTACTCGAGAGTGGTATGTTTGTATTGCttagaaaatttgaaaaaggAAAACCTTACGAAGATATTACTCATACTAGAACCGATATGAGTAAATTGAAGATGTTTAATAGAAATGGTGAAGAAATAGATTCGAGTCACTGTATTGTTGACATGACACGTTTATCTCttatttatgaatttaaagatGGAGTGAATTGTCATAAGATACTTTACTCGGATAGAGTAGTTTATGATTATGAATTAGAACCAGAGTTTGGATTGTTAAAGGGAATATACCTAGATCTTTTTATgaatgattttaatattgtaaatGAAACTGGTAAATCAAAGAAAATAGATATGGAAAGTGATAGGTCAATTCCACAACATGTACCAGTACATCCTAATAATTATCCAAAGgaaattaaactaattgGATATCAACCTGTAGATCCATTTGATCCATTTAATTCAGCAAATTTTTCTGAAGTTTTTAATACAAGATATAGTGTCACCATGGCTGAATCAGAATACGAATATAGCATAagtaatataaaatgttcCATGGTTAAATATAAGGATACTACCATTTGGGAAAAATCTCCTGattcaaatatttatcCAATATCAATGAAATTTCATAGACTAAAAAATGTTATCTTACTTAGGTTTGTGGATcactttattaaattaatactaaagGATAATCACTGGGaatcaaaaaaatataattatgaaaaaaaaGAACCTGAAGATGAAACGATTGGTGCCGTAGGAGGTGAACCTGCTCCGGCTGTATATTTGAGTCCAGAAGAATTGAATGCTCTTTCTAGatgtataaaaattgatattgaCATACAGCGTGACCGTGAAAATGATTGGTATACGATTGATAAGTATGAGAATGTAATTAGATTTAGTGCGAAAGATGGTTATTTATTTGGGTCAGTAAAAAGAAAAGGCGAACAAATATGGGTTTCTGAGGATTCTGAGTTTTGTAAAGAAATATTTGTAGATGCTTTAGTATTTTTTAGTTGTAGATATGTTAGTGTAAAACTTGTAGATGGAACATATAATCATTTCACAAAAACACGAAATAAATGGGCAAAAACAGAAAATGGAATAGTATTTGATCTTGATACTGATGAATCAACATTTCTTTATGAATGTGAAACTGATGGTGATACTAGAATTTTCACTGTGAGATTAAactttaaatttgtattggCGAGATATAAAGAAATGAAAGTCTGGGAAGGATACTCAAATGAGAACTCAAGaaaaatagttttaaaGGGCAAGGGTAAGAAGgaaaagtatataatagtactaaataataatgaaaagtTTATTCTATTTCACAGAAGTGGTAAAAATCAGCCTTGGAAAAATATCACACATACAAGACATAGAATGAATGATATGAAATTTCTTAAATCAGATGGTACTGAAATTGAAAAGACTGAATATCACGTAGACTTATTAAAAACTTCATTCTCATACATATTTAAGCCACAAGTTGAATGTCAcacaattaaatataatgataGGGAATTATGGAATTATGATGATCCAGAAACTAGAAAAAGATATCCAACAAGTATAAATCTTGAATTGACTACGAATgaactaataattaaatttgattacaatatagaaaaaaaattaaatataacttaa